In a genomic window of Maricaulis maris MCS10:
- a CDS encoding aminopeptidase P family protein, protein MTQMISQTFDVKGGPHYGRENLPKLRAALTTLGLDGFLIPHEDEYDNEYLPDCNERLLWATGFSGSAGAAIVMADRAALLVDGRYTAQGRQQTDTALFDQCDLVGQGLYGWIEENGRKGEKIGYDARLHSPAALDLLETAAMRAGVELVSVEQNPIDVAWTDRPAAPKADIIPHPIEFSGEEHSSKRQRIGIAIERGGADAAVITAPPSIAWLFNVRGGDVSRSPLPLSAALIHKDGTATFFVDPDKLTDETRSHLGNEIAVRPESEFGPALAELDGKTVRVDPTTASAWVFETLKSGGAEVQSLEDPVMRPKAAKNPAEVEGSRQAHIRDGGAIARFLHWLDTEAQSGEVDEIQAAQKLESLRKELPELRDLSFDTISGAQGNAAFAHYRVSEASNLKLAKGSLFLVDSGGQYPDGTTDITRTVPIGDPTAEMKTQYTRVLKGHIALSMVRFPKGTTGTQLDILARFPLWQAGFDYDHGTGHGVGSFLGVHEGPQRISKAPNSVALEPGMILSNEPGYYKEDGFGIRIENLQVVTEAADIPGGERPMLGFETVTVAPIHKGLIDTHLLTADEIAWLDNYHALVRSKVMPLVDGDVADWLIRATEPMAGATP, encoded by the coding sequence GCTTACCACGCTTGGCCTGGACGGCTTCCTCATCCCGCACGAGGATGAGTACGACAATGAATACCTGCCGGACTGCAATGAGCGGCTCCTGTGGGCGACCGGCTTTTCCGGCTCTGCCGGTGCCGCGATTGTCATGGCCGACCGTGCCGCACTGCTGGTCGATGGCCGCTATACCGCCCAGGGGCGCCAGCAGACCGACACCGCGCTGTTCGACCAGTGCGATCTGGTCGGCCAGGGCCTGTATGGCTGGATCGAGGAGAATGGCCGCAAGGGCGAGAAGATCGGCTATGACGCCCGCCTGCACAGCCCGGCCGCGCTCGACCTGCTTGAAACGGCCGCCATGCGGGCCGGTGTCGAACTGGTCTCGGTTGAGCAAAACCCGATCGACGTCGCCTGGACCGACCGTCCGGCCGCGCCCAAGGCCGACATCATCCCGCACCCGATCGAGTTTTCCGGCGAAGAGCACAGCTCCAAGCGCCAGCGGATCGGCATCGCCATCGAGCGTGGCGGTGCAGACGCGGCCGTGATCACCGCACCGCCCTCGATTGCCTGGCTGTTCAATGTGCGCGGCGGTGACGTCTCCCGCTCGCCGCTGCCGCTGTCTGCCGCTCTGATCCACAAGGACGGGACGGCGACCTTCTTTGTCGACCCGGACAAGCTGACCGACGAGACCCGCTCACACTTGGGCAATGAGATCGCGGTGCGGCCGGAAAGCGAATTCGGCCCGGCCCTCGCCGAGCTGGACGGCAAGACCGTCCGCGTTGACCCGACCACGGCCTCGGCCTGGGTGTTCGAGACGCTCAAGTCCGGCGGTGCCGAGGTGCAATCGCTGGAAGACCCGGTGATGCGTCCCAAGGCTGCCAAGAACCCGGCCGAAGTGGAAGGCTCGCGTCAGGCCCATATCCGCGATGGCGGCGCCATTGCCCGCTTCCTGCACTGGCTCGACACCGAAGCCCAGTCCGGCGAGGTCGATGAAATCCAGGCGGCGCAGAAGCTGGAAAGCCTGCGCAAGGAATTGCCGGAACTGCGCGACCTCTCCTTTGACACGATCTCGGGCGCCCAGGGCAATGCGGCCTTTGCCCATTACCGTGTGTCCGAGGCCTCGAACCTCAAACTGGCCAAGGGCTCGCTCTTCCTGGTCGATAGTGGCGGACAGTATCCGGACGGTACGACCGACATCACGCGCACGGTGCCGATTGGTGATCCGACGGCCGAGATGAAGACGCAATACACCCGTGTCCTCAAGGGCCATATCGCCCTGTCGATGGTCCGCTTCCCAAAGGGCACGACCGGCACCCAGCTGGACATTCTCGCTCGCTTCCCGCTGTGGCAGGCCGGCTTTGACTATGACCACGGCACCGGTCATGGCGTCGGCAGCTTCCTCGGCGTGCATGAGGGCCCGCAGCGAATTTCCAAGGCCCCCAATTCGGTGGCGCTGGAACCGGGCATGATCCTGTCGAACGAGCCGGGTTATTACAAGGAAGACGGGTTCGGCATCCGGATCGAGAACCTGCAGGTTGTCACCGAAGCCGCCGACATTCCCGGCGGCGAACGTCCCATGCTCGGCTTCGAAACGGTCACCGTCGCCCCGATCCACAAGGGCCTGATCGACACCCACCTGCTTACCGCCGATGAGATCGCCTGGCTGGACAACTATCACGCCCTGGTGCGGAGCAAGGTCATGCCGCTCGTCGACGGAGATGTCGCCGACTGGCTGATCAGGGCCACCGAGCCCATGGCGGGAGCGACGCCCTAG